One window from the genome of Anopheles merus strain MAF chromosome 3R, AmerM5.1, whole genome shotgun sequence encodes:
- the LOC121595916 gene encoding rRNA-processing protein UTP23 homolog, with translation MKITKHKKTRKYMSFYINNFGFREPLLVLIDGSFCHAAYKIRLQIEEQLKKYFQCEVKPIVTACIITETDNLGPGFTGTSQLLKKFLVHRCGHEKRPLDGSSCIKSMTKSCHYIVATQDRALQEWVREHPGIPLFYLHNASVPTLVQPSEAHRQAAAEGQKSRVGIRELDQQTIQKLKVKEGLVTPDPNGGPKKKRKVKNPNPLSCKKPKKTKKGVEGKGTPSESKPPTVGEGGVVKKKSRKRIKLPKHVIEHLKAGNGGGAGAS, from the exons ATGAAAATCACCAAACACAAGAAAACTCGTAAGTATATGAGTTTTTACATCAACAACTTTGGATTTCGCGAACCACTGCTCGTGCTGATCGATGGAAGCTTCTGCCATGCAGCGTACAAG ATCCGCCTGCAAATAGAAGAGCAGCTAAAAAAGTACTTCCAGTGTGAGGTAAAGCCTATCGTTACGGCATGCATCATCACCGAGACGGACAATCTCGGACCGGGCTTCACCGGCACCAGTCAGCTGTTGAAGAAATTCCTCGTACATCGCTGCGGCCACGAAAAGCGACCGCTCGACGGTTCGTCCTGCATCAAATCCATGACCAAATCATGCCACTACATCGTTGCAACGCAGGACCGAGCGCTGCAGGAGTGGGTCCGCGAGCATCCGGGTATACCGCTTTTCTACCTGCACAATGCATCCGTCCCCACGCTGGTGCAACCGTCGGAGGCTCACCGACAGGCGGCTGCGGAAGGGCAGAAGAGTCGGGTAGGAATTCGTGAACTGGATCAGCAAACAATACAAAAGCTGAAAGTGAAGGAAGGGCTCGTTACACCCGATCCGAACGGGGGCCCCAAGAAGAAGCGAAAGGTGAAAAACCCCAACCCGCTGTCGTGTAAAAAGCCCAAAAAGACGAAAAAGGGAGTGGAAGGAAAGGGGACTCCGTCGGAGAGCAAGCCACCCACCGTGGGGGAGGGTGGAGTGGTAAAGAAAAAGAGCAGAAAGCGCATCAAGCTGCCGAAACACGTCATAGAGCATCTGAAAGCCGGtaacggtggtggtgctggggCGTCATAA
- the LOC121595294 gene encoding dnaJ homolog shv, which produces MRTFDFCFTLLVGAAVLLLVADDALAGRDFYKILGLRKTASKNDVKKAYRKLAKELHPDKNKDDPDASQKFQDLGAAYEVLSDDDKRKLYDRCGEECVKKEGMMDNTDPFAQFFGDFGFGFGGQEQRETPRGANIVMDLHVTLEELYSGNFVEITRNKPVMKPASGTRKCNCRQEMVTRNLGPGRFQMMQQTVCDECPNVKLVNEERTIEIEIEPGMENGQETRFSGEGEPHMDGEPGDLILKIKTVPHTRFERRGDDLYTNITISLQDALVGFTLDIVHLDGHKVTVTREKVTWPGARIRKNGEGMPNYENNNLHGTLYITFDVEFPKSQLTDTEKEDIKNLLNQPSNNRVYNGLRYS; this is translated from the exons ATGAGGACGTTCGATTTTTGCTTCACACTGCTCGTCGGCGCCGCCGTTCTGCTGCTCGTTGCTGACGATGCACTTGCCGGACGGGACTTTTACAAAATACTGGGCCTGCGGAAAACGGCCAGCAAGAACGATGTGAAAAAAGCGTACAG AAAGCTAGCGAAGGAGCTTCATCCCGACAAAAACAAAGACGATCCGGATGCGTCGCAAAAGTTCCAAGATCTCGGTGCCGCGTACGAGGTCCTGTCCGACGACGACAAGCGCAAGCTGTACGATCGGTGCGGCGAGGAGTGCGTGAAGAAGGAGGGCATGATGGACAATACCGATCCGTTCGCGCAGTTTTTCGGCGACTTTGGGTTCGGGTTCGGCGGGCAGGAGCAGCGGGAAACGCCACGCGGCGCGAACATTGTGATGGACCTGCACGTCACGCTCGAGGAGCTGTACAGCGGGAACTTTGTGGAGATAACGCGCAACAAGCCGGTGATGAAGCCGGCGTCCGGCACGCGCAAGTGCAACTGCCGGCAGGAGATGGTGACGCGCAATCTGGGCCCGGGCCGGTTCCAGATGATGCAGCAGACGGTGTGCGACGAGTGCCCGAACGTGAAGCTCGTGAACGAGGAGCGCACGATCGAGATCGAGATCGAGCCGGGCATGGAGAACGGGCAGGAGACACGATTTTCGGGCGAAGGCGAACCCCACATGGATGGGGAGCCGGGCGATTTGATACTGAAGATAAAGACCGTCCCGCACACCCGGTTCGAGCGGAGGGGCGATGATCTGTACACGAACATCACGATCAGCCTGCAGGATGCGCTCGTGGGCTTTACGCTCGACATTGTGCACCTGGACGGACATAAGGTGACGGTGACGAGGGAGAAGGTGACGTGGCCGGGCGCTAGAATACGCAAGAACGGGGAGGGTATGCCGAACTACGAGAACAACAACCTGCACGGCACGCTGTACATCACGTTCGACGTGGAGTTCCCCAAGTCGCAGCTAACCGATACGGAGAAAGAAG ACATCAAGAACCTCCTGAATCAACCCTCGAACAACCGGGTATACAACGGGCTAAGATACTCATAA
- the LOC121597382 gene encoding uncharacterized protein LOC121597382: protein MAEKTSFAHRYRSTHSVHHYKPLLPTDRRMGPIRKKKTRFKVLLMMGTVFACLLYAIERPFWWDYDALEAPLWNEALETRDDEQHFNYNSSYFVNTVGCKMPSFPVTNAQIQKFVERPEPIECVPALLEADERWIWFQLSMEDIERHYNVTNASMIQCCVRSFERLSDQEEHQVGNESCFDYPERYDAREEEFAMVNCHHVGLKDPFYWDYFAFVPPGKSAVEERLKTARREGLAEGEQRLNVMILGIDAVSRLNLHRQMNQTTDYLLNTLNGIEMFGYNKVGDNTFPNMVPALTGLDIEELGAACLPNASSTFDLCQFVWNKFGEAGYRTVYAEDSSAMGTFNYGKKGFRRQPTDYYLRNFFRQMESSVGYNKKLNAKLCLGGRNPTRVLLDYARKIVKTFGASEPVFSLLWGVGMTHDFFNNPALIDDDYRQVLEFMQEEHRHYLNRTVLILMSDHGIRWGSFRNTYQGMMEERQPFLIFVLPAWFRREYPAAYHNLRRNRLRLTTHFDLYETLKEFLDMSGLRTGSIRERTEELLEAKPIPRGISLFLPVPTTRTCEDAGIAPHWCTCHDHKPLPKNDHQVIQAARFAVERVNHLLLEYPQCSVLHLNSIDDASVGMSPENITAKHKFSDISVRFVTKPGDGEFEATVRIDSNNDSFLTGTVSRTNLYGKQSFCVDDYRLKLYCFCGI from the exons ATGGCTGAGAAAACAAG CTTTGCTCACCGCTACCGATCGACCCACAGCGTGCATCACTACAAACCCCTCCTGCCCACCGATCGCAGGATGGGCCCGATacgcaaaaagaaaacccgCTTCAAGGTGCTGCTCATGATGGGGACCGTTTTCGCCTGTCTGCTGTACGCGATCGAGCGCCCCTTCTGGTGGGACTACGACGCACTGGAGGCTCCGCTCTGGAACGAAGCGCTCGAAACGCGTGACGACGAGCAACACTTCAACTACAACAGCTCGTACTTTGTCAACACGGTCGGCTGCAAGATGCCAAGCTTTCCGGTAACGAACGCGCAGATACAGAAGTTTGTCGAGCGGCCGGAACCGATCGAGTGTGTGCCGGCCCTGCTGGAAGCGGACGAACGGTGGATCTGGTTTCAGCTGTCGATGGAGGACATTGAGCGCCATTACAACGTGACGAATGCGAGCATGATACAGTGTTGCGTGCGGTCGTTTGAACGGTTGTCCGACCAGGAGGAGCATCAGGTGGGCAACGAGAGTTGTTTCGACTATCCGGAGCGGTACGATGCGCGGGAGGAAGAGTTCGCGATGGTGAATTGTCATCACGTGGGGCTGAAGGATCCGTTCTACTGGGACTACTTTGCGTTTGTGCCGCCGGGGAAGAGCGCGGTTGAGGAGCGATTGAAAACGGCCAGAAGGGAAGGGTTGGCCGAAGGTGAACAGCGGCTGAATGTGATGATACTGGGGATCGATGCGGTTTCGCGACTGAATCTACACCGCCAGATGAATCAAACGACCGACTATCTACTAAACACCTTAAATG GCATTGAGATGTTCGGTTACAACAAAGTGGGTGACAATACATTTCCCAACATGGTGCCGGCCCTAACCGGGCTGGACATCGAGGAGCTCGGTGCAGCATGTCTTCCAAATGCCAGCAGTACCTTTGACCTGTGTCAGTTCGTGTGGAACAAGTTCGGCGAGGCCGGCTACCGGACGGTCTACGCCGAGGACAGCTCGGCGATGGGCACGTTCAACTACGGCAAGAAGGGCTTTCGCCGCCAGCCGACCGACTACTATCTGCGCAACTTTTTCCGCCAGATGGAATCGAGCGTCGGCTACAACAAGAAGCTGAACGCGAAACTGTGCTTGGGCGGGCGAAATCCGACCCGCGTGCTGCTGGACTATGCGCGAAAGATCGTCAAAACGTTCGGTGCGTCGGAGCCGGTGTTTTCGTTGCTGTGGGGCGTCGGTATGACGCACGATTTCTTCAACAATCCAGCCCTGATCGACGATGACTATCGGCAGGTGCTGGAGTTTATGCAGGAAGAGCATCGGCACTATCTGAACCGTACGGTGCTAATTCTGATGAGCGATCACGGCATACGGTGGGGCTCGTTCCGCAACACCTACCAGGGCATGATGGAGGAACGACAGCCGTTTCTGATCTTCGTACTGCCGGCGTGGTTTCGTCGCGAGTATCCCGCCGCTTACCACAACCTGCGAAGGAACCGATTGCGGCTCACGACACACTTTGATCTGTATGAAACGTTGAAAGAGTTTCTCGATATGTCCGGGTTGCGGACTGGGTCGATTCGTGAGCGAACGGAAGAGCTGCTGGAAGCGAAACCTATCCCTCGGGGGATTAGTTTGTTTCTGCCCGTTCCTACCACGCGAACCTGTGAGGATGCGGGCATCGCTCCGCACTGGTGTACCTGTCACGATCATAAACCGCTGCCGAAGAACGATCATCAGGTGATACAGGCGGCACGGTTCGCCGTCGAGCGGGTGAATCATCTGCTGCTGGAGTACCCGCAGTGCAGCGTGCTGCATTTGAACTCGATCGACGATGCGAGCGTGGGCATGTCGCCGGAGAACATCACGGCCAAGCACAAGTTTAGCGACATCAGCGTGCGGTTTGTGACGAAACCGGGCGACGGTGAGTTCGAGGCGACGGTGCGGATCGATTCGAACAACGATAGCTTCCTGACGGGGACGGTCAGCCGTACGAATCTGTACGGCAAGCAGAGCTTCTGTGTCGATGACTATCGGTTGAAGCTGTACTGCTTCTGTGGAATTTAG